tattttatttagacacaaggtctcactgagttgtttatggccttgctaaatggcaatcctctggcctcagcctccccaggtgctgggattataggcctgcaccaccatgcctgacttgcACCTGAAACTTCTTACTGTCCGTTTAATGAAGATCTCTCCtaggaaaaactgaaaatgacaAATTGTGGCACAACCATTTGCTATGGTGAAAATATTTGTGGCCCTCCCTccattcacatgttgaaatcctaaccccagaGTGATGGCATTAGGAAGTGGAGCCTTAGGCAGGTCATTAGGTCATGAGACAGAGCCTTCACCAGTGGTATGAGTGCCCTTAGACAACAGGCACAACAGAGACCCCTGCCCCTTCCACAGCTCTCTCTGAACCAGAAAGCAGGTCCTCAACAGACATCAAATTGCCGGCACCTTTATCTCaccctccagaattgtgagaaataaattgctGTGGTTATGAAGCTACCAGTCTctagtatttcattatagcagcCTGAGCTAACTAAGACACTGTTGTTCCAATAAAAATCCTaccataaaagtaattttatgtgATTGCAACAAATAGGACATctgaaaaatgtttcaaaatacctCTAAAATTTATCCCATAAGAAATTACTCAAAAATGGTACCACCTTGTGATTTAACATTGTTACTAAAGAATGAGAGAGGCCCATCTATTAAACCTCAAATGAGTTAGGGAATAGATGTCTCAAATCTCCACAAGAGAGGTGATAAAAGTGGTCTATGCAATTTAATCTGTATAGTATAAACTCATTTAGGGGCAAAAACCTCCCTCAATTGAGAGTTTTAGATCTGCTTGGGTACATGAAATCCATCATAACTGGGAAAAGCATAAGCTCAAGATATTGTaaccatagaaaaataaaatcatagctAGCaaacaagtctttttaaaattctctacatCAAATTCCACATCACAACTTACtctaaatagtaaaatttgtatGATGACAAGGAAATTGTAGTTCGCTTTTCTTCTGAATCATCTGTCTTAGCTGCCTTTAAAAACCCAGCAAACCAGTTGGTctcagtggtgcactcctataattccagtgactcgggaggctgagacaggaggatcacagcttccaagccagcatcagcaatttagcgaaacACTCAGCtaattagcaagaccttgtctcaaaaattaaaataataataaaaagaactggggataaaactcagtaataaagcactcttggattcaaaccccaatgccaaaaataatttttaaaagcctgaaAACCAAAAAACTCATCAAGGCAAGGTCTTATCTTATGCATCTCAGTCACAGGCACCTTTCTGATTGAGAAAGAAACTCAAGAATGCctaattataaaaatgtgttgaaCCACTGACCTGTTTGTTGGCTTTACATGTTGTTTTGGCGACACCTAGTGGGAAACATTGTACCAACACTCACACATATTGAAAATCCTTTTACCATCtgcaaaaacaaaattctaaaacttttagaaaaaaataagaaattcttgTTATGGTCCCATAGTAGGAAAGGATTTTGtttgatttcagttttttaaacCAAATGCAAAATGCACAGACCATAAAGGAAGACTGGTAAATTTGATACATTAAACGCCTGTACAACAAACGATATCAtaaatgatgttaaaaaaaaaaaaaaggccagactGGATAAAGATACCCTATTGCATATAACTGGCAAGCCTAATATTCTAAATATCTAAAGAGCTCCTAAGCATtagtaagaaaaagacaaatatccAATAGGAAATGAGCAAAGGATAGGAATAAGCAATTCACAACAGAAATATAATAGGCCCATAAACACAAAGATGCCAACCTTCCTAGTAATCAGggatatgcaaataaaaattaacaatgaaaTTTCATTCCATCCatgagatttgaaaaattttaaatatctgatgACATCAAATATTGAGGAGTATGTGGAATAAACAAAATCCTCATTCTGTTGGTGGGAGCCCCGGTTGGGACCACCACTGTTAGGAGCAATTTGGCAATGGCTGGCAAAGCTTGAATATATCCCTAGCTCTCAGCAACTTTATTCCTGTGTATATGGTCTGAGAAACTTTCActtgtataaaaatatatctagaaGAATATTTGTTGCAGCActctttttattaatatgtgtTTACTGTACATAAGAATGGGGTTCAGTGTGGTATTTCCATATCTGAATACAGTGTGCACTGACCAAACCCAACCACCCTTTTTGCgtcctccccctcttcccagcattgtttccaataaaaaaaaaatatggtgggAAATCTATTATTAAGAGCAGATCAGTTATAGTATATTAATTCAGTGATAAAAATGAACTGAATTAACGTGTCAACAAGGACGTTGTCTAAAGGAAAAACAACTTTTGTAACAacatagtattatttttataaagcattCACACATGCATAACAACTTCTACTTATAGATACacaaacttttaattaaaaaaaaaaaaaacagcctccaAATTCAGGATAGTCTTCTGAGGGGGCATGATTAGGGGCATGGGGAATAAGACTTCAATCTTATTTGTAtaatatcatttctttcttttttttttaaagagcaaaacAATCACATTGGCAGAAGGGCAAGGGGTGGTATACCTAGATAGTGAACTCCCAGTATGACATAATATTCTCTACATTTCCAGAACGAAATGTTTATTGTAACACAGTTTAAACAGAAGAATAGAACTACTGTATTTGGAAGTTGTCTCTCTCCTAGAGTCTCTTCTCTTTGGCTGTAATTGCTCTTTACCTTCCATCCAACAGTTTTTGGGACTACAATCTCCACCAGGTTATACGGATATCATTAAAGGATATCACAAAAGCAGCATAGGATTTTTTCCGCCTTTCAAGTAGTTTCTACGTGCCGGAAGAAGTGCTTAACTCCCCCCCAAAAGTAGGCCATAAAGCAATAATAAGGAAGAGACGCAAGacatgaaaagaggaagaaagcttTACATCTGTCTGCAGTAGTCACTGCCGACTTCAAGGAAAAGCTTGTGAATAGCCTTAAAGGGAGTCGTGTGTGCCAGGGGAACAAAAGCTTTCCAAGTACAATACAGGGGGTCAGCTCGTAGGAGGAAGTGGGGGCGCGCAGCACTCGCTGCAGGCTGGGGCTGCAGAGGTGGGTGAGGAGCCCGGGGGCGCACAGCAAAGCGGGTGAAGGAGCCGGAGACGGAAGCCAGAACAGGCAGGCACCGCTGCTGTGCTTTGCTTGCAAGCAGGAAACGATGGCCCTGCTCCAGTTTTTACTTATAAACAAGGGTCtcgctatgttgctcaggctggcctcgaacttgcggcCCTCCGGCTCAGCCCCGGAATAgatgggattgcaggcgtgcggCACCACAACCAGCTTTCCCACCCTCTACTACCTCTAAGAGACCGAGCCGGGACCAGAAGGCACATAGGCTGACTTTAAGGTGATCCATCCCTAGTTGGAAAAGACCACCGTGCCGCCAGGATACACCAAGAGTTCATTCTCCCGGTGGTCGGGAGCCCTGGCCTATGGTGGCCATTCCTCAGCTCCCAACCGCCCAAGGATGCTCCCCGCTTCCCGCACAGCCCCCAGCTGGGCCGCCGAGACTCTTAAAACGCGAGGGAGTCCCAGGAGCGTGTGCACGCGAACTCCCGCGATCACAGGTCCCAGTAAACCTGGTTCAGGTTAGAAAAGCGCCACCCAGTGGCCAATAAGCGAACCGTCAGGCAACGCTTTCAAGAAGGGGCCGCTAGGTGCTGGGGCGGCACAGTTGCTGCTGTCGCCTAGGCAACTGCCATTCCGTAACAGAATGCACTTCCGCTTCCGCCTCCGTGCCCGACGGATGATCGTTCACGCAGCGTCGCCGCCGTGACGCCATTCTGCTGCGACTGCGTGAGTGCGGAGCTTCCGTGTGGTGGTGTCCTCTCCGGCGGGAAACCCGAGAGCGGCTGTCTCTGGCTTTCGTCCTCTGATCTGAGCGCCGAGGGAAAAGTGGCGAGATGACCGACCGCTACACCATCCACAGCCAGCTGGAGCACCTCCAGTCCAAGTACATCGGCACGGGCCACGCCGACACCACCAAGTGGGAGTGGCTGGTGAACCAGCACCGCGACTCGTACTGCTCCTACATGGGCCACTTCGACCTTCTCAACTACTTCGCCATTGCCGAGAATGAGAGCAAAGCGCGAGTCCGCTTCAACCTGATGGAGAAGATGCTGCAGCCTTGCGGGCCGCCGGCCGACAAGCCCGAGGAGAACTGAGCCCCGCGCGGGGACCTTCGCGGCCGCACcgctccctgccttctccagtTTGCTGTGGTTTCCTGCGTTTTCCCGCCTCCAGTGAACAGATTCTTCCCGGCTCGTGCTTTCGGTGTCCAGAGGGGTTTGTCCCGGAGTGGCCCTCCTGACCCGCCTAAACGTGGACCCTTCGGAACATGGCATTGAGACACCGTCGGGACCCTGAGAACTGTGCGAGTGGAGAGGTCCTAGAGCCGACGAGCATTAGGGAGGACGACCCTGGAGTGAAACGGGACCTGGCTAGTTGTCTGTCATTGGTGCTTTTTCCATAAAGTTTAGAAATTGCCCTGTCTTTTGGTGTGACTCCTTTTGTTCCGGTGGAAGGGTTCGGGGAGAGGTTTGGGGACCAGGATTTCAGAGTTCGAGTAGGAATTGGTTCATTATCAGGCCCTTAAATTCTCTATGCAGACCTTTGTAATATTCCCCACCCTGAATCCCCAAGAgcgttttttttttcatgcttacAAATATTGAGGTTTATGATTAATTTATCCCaccttttttctctcatttcaaaATGGTTTGCTTTCACTGACTTTCATTGACTGTAAATTGAATCCGCTCCCTTGGAATTTGTGGCCATGTCTTCAGAAATGACAGCTGGTAAACGAGTAtgttttttcattcaacaaattgtgtgtgtgtgtgggggggggggggggtccatcCCCAGGTAGGGGAAATTAAATAcaagggcgctttaccactgagctacatccccagccctttaaattctTTGACAGGGTTTCCCTGCTGGTGcaggcctgaaacttgtgatccttctgcctcagcaccTGATGTTTGTCGTTCTCAGTGGCAGGCTTTTTTTTTAGACTTTGGGGCTTAAATTATGCTAGTTGGAGAAGAGGGAGGCCAAACAAACTGTAGACATAAATGTTAGAAGATACTGGTAGGTGGGAGCAGTTAGTAGGGTCACAATTTATATATATCATTCTCATATTTGGTTATTGAGATGATGTCATTTgagtccagatttttttttaaaggaattgagAGAAATAGCCATGCAGAAAACTGGGAAATTGCTTTCATGTAGAGGGAACTACTGGTGCATGGGACTAAGGCCAGGACAGTGTCTGACTAATTGTAGGTACTACAAAGAGACAAGTGTACTGAATGGAATGCAGGGACAGATAAAGGAGGGCAGAAAAGAGTAGATCTATGTAGTCAATACAAGAAAATCTGAAGAAGGTAGGAAAAAAAGCACTGGAGGGTCTCTAAGCAGAGAAGTGACATGATATGGCATTTAATTTTgcagtgctgtggatcaaacccagggtcccattcatgctaggtaagcacactACTGCTGAGTTACACTTCCAGCACCTGATATTTTAAGTCATTGGTTCTCAAAATTTGGGTCATGGGATTCTgttacactttaaaaaatgatcagaGATCCCAAAGAGTCTTTGTGTGGATGTTATAGCTGTTGATATTTACCACAATTGAAATTagctgggctagggttgtggctcagtgatagagtgctcacctagcacgtgcagggccctgggttctatcctcagcaccacatataaataaaaaaaggtattgtgtccaaccacaactaaaaaataaaatattaaaaaaagaaaacagaaattttaaaaatatttactaaatcgtttaaagtaacaataaaaaattacataataaaaccatttttatgaaaaatagctAGTTTGCAAaacaatttattgaaaagaatgactttttaaaaacattttggagaGCTCTTTGGTATTTGGCTTAATTGATGATTGGATTCTTATtcaattcttcattcattcatactaTTGGGATACAAAGTTTTTGGTTCAAGTATGAGAAATCCACTACTCATAAATCAGTAGTATGGGAAGAATATTTAGCTTTATCAAATAATTATTCATTGATATTCTAGCAAATCTATCCAGTGGTAGTTTCTTAAAGATAATTAAAACAGGAAATCTGAAATTAAGTCAGTTAACTTTACAATTCTGTTACATTAAATTTATTcacctgctgggtgtggtgacacgtGCATATAATCTTGGACAGAACGATGCAAGTCTGAGGCTAGCCGGGGCAACTTATAGAaactctgcctcaaaattttaaaaaataaataaaaagagctgtaaATATAGCCTAGTGGTatagcaccctgggttcaatccctgagagagagagaaagagagaagaaaaaaagacacagaaattCACAATTgtgcccatgtttatagcagcacaaatctcagtagctaaactatggaaccagcctaggtgtccatcaacagattaatggataaagaaaatgtaaatatacacagtggagtttcaTTTTgccataaagataaatgaaattatattattttcaggaaaatggaactagagaccattatattaagcaaaataataatcTCAGAAGGTCAAAGTTCTCATGTtcttctcatatgtggaagctagagagcaaaaaggaaaagaaaagtggcagggctgtggtgaggatctcatgaaaatcaaagggagattagtagaggaaagggaccaagggctgggaggtggggtgtgagagagttagtcagggggagggggagtgatgttggccaaattacattgttacattgtgtgcatgtatggatatgtaacaataaatcccatagttatgtatcactataatacaccaatttgaaaaaaataagtgggctggaggtatagctcagttggtagagtgcttgccaccCCTGTaaaaggccatgggttcaattcccagcatgacaaaaagaaaaaaaaaaaaaactggggggAAAAGAGGAAATTCCCGATGGTATGTCTTTAGTAAGTTTAACTTTACTTGGAAACTTGAATCTGATTACTGGTAGTAGATATATAATTCTCCTAGAAATGACAGGCCCATTTGCTTCCTTTTCAAGAATATGTCTACCAACTACCCAAAAACTATAGTTTATTGTCTGAAAACTAAAGTTTATTGTCTAATGTGAACATAAGGAGTCTTAAAAAAGCAGAAGTTGAGTTCAGTTTACAATTCAAATAAACACAAATGTTTTTCCTTGAGAAAACCACCATTCTCTGTAGGcagcagtaatttttttttttttttttttgagaaagaaagagagctagagagagagaattttttttttttaatttttagttttttcggtggacacaacatctttattttttatttttatgtggtgctgaggatcgaacccagcgccccgcgcatgccaggcaagcgccttaccacttgagctacatccccagcccacaacagTAATTCTTTATGAATACTACTAATTTTATTACATGAAATATCAAACACATGTCTTCAAGATTCCACAAAATCAGTAAGTGTTACTAGTTCATCAAGATATTCTTAAGTAAAACTGTTTTTTGACTTTGTTTTGAAAggacatgacagtacaatgattaCAAGTACAGTTTTGTGCCTCCGCCTTGATTCATGTTAAGTGCTGGTAATATTACCACTCTAGCTTCTGGAACATCTGTACAAGTGTTAACAGTGAAAGAGgcaaataaaatcatggtattatGAAAATTGTTTTGACTTAATGGATTCTCTGAAATTCCTGtcccactttttaaattaaaagaatgattTATCGTAGATTAAACTATAGTTATTTGCACTTGGGTATTAGCTGTTTGctcaaaaattaatgaaatgggCCATCTCTTTAAGAAAAGCAGCTGAACTTCTTTAAAAGCGAATCCTTCCTCTGGCCACTTTGTTGGGAATAGgcgatgtaaaaaaaaaaaaattgattataattatcagcaattaaataaaagtggtggcactaatgtttgtttttccttttaccttAGAGAGAAGTTAAACTGCAAATTACCATTCTTATAAAACTTAATAAAGGTTTACAATGTGTTATCACAGTAAGTCCCTGCCCCTAATTGGAGGCTGTAGCAGAAGACCAAGAAAGACATGTCTTTCATCAAGGATAAAGAGGAAAGGACTGGGTCTGTAGTATGGGATAGCATATTTGAAGAACTGAGTAATGTGTACATTAGGAATTGCAAGACTTGAGAATAAGTAATGTAGAGAAAGAATTCCACAAACTCCCTAAGTTATACTGTTGGGTTACATAAGGgcaaagttatattttttttgttttgttctgttgttgttttgcagtactgggaatagaacccaggggccctctaccaccgGGCtgcatcctttttattttttattttgagctgatctcactaagttgctcaaactGGTCTTAAATTCCTGCTtcaatctcctgagtagctaggattatagggtTATGCCACCGTGCTTggttcatcttttttatttaagtaaTTAAATTAATTAGCTTATTATTGTTTTAGAgtctggggatagaatccaggggcactttaccactgagctatatccccagtcctttattattattcttgttttttgagacaagttctcactaaattgctaaggattCTGCTAAATAGCAGAGGCTAActtggaatttgcaatcctcctgcctcattgtccagagttgctgggattactggcacaAGCCAGATGACCCTATTTTGTTAACTAAAGTATCTTAGGTGTCTggaacagggcctggcacatgccacatctttgttcaataaatattgaatgtaGCATATGGGAAGATAGGGCTTAATTCAATTAATATATTGCTAATTCATGTACATAGGCAGCCTTCAACTTCACCAAGATAGGCAACACCAAAGAAAAgagatatttgaaaacatttcctaTCATAGCAATAATAGCTTACATATATTGAGGGTTTTGATGGTGGGCAGAGCACTTTATCATATGTAATCTTTATGAAACAGGTTCAGAAAAGTtgatttgcccaaagtcacacttCTTTTTAGCTAAACCTCTCTAGTTCCAAAATACAAAGTCTCATACATACTGTTGCCCCAAGTAGGTCTAGTAGATAGAAATAATAGCCAATCATTTGATATCAATTATtgtctca
This portion of the Marmota flaviventris isolate mMarFla1 chromosome 6, mMarFla1.hap1, whole genome shotgun sequence genome encodes:
- the Sf3b5 gene encoding splicing factor 3B subunit 5, with protein sequence MTDRYTIHSQLEHLQSKYIGTGHADTTKWEWLVNQHRDSYCSYMGHFDLLNYFAIAENESKARVRFNLMEKMLQPCGPPADKPEEN